Proteins from a single region of Thermotoga maritima MSB8:
- a CDS encoding F0F1 ATP synthase subunit delta has product MRFSAVAGRYARALLNVAIEKEKEEEYLRFLDLVCQIYESSRELFDNPILKPEKKISLIKEIMKSFGQEMDEFQERFLTLVFERKRQKLLRNIRDLFEYEKILSEQKVPANLSIAHSPEDEELSLLRKFVRKYALKDPVFDISIDESLIAGALVEFEGFRLDTTVQGRLKRIAREALKRGEMS; this is encoded by the coding sequence ATGAGGTTCTCTGCGGTGGCGGGAAGGTACGCCAGAGCACTTTTAAACGTTGCAATAGAAAAAGAAAAAGAAGAGGAATACCTGAGATTCCTGGATCTTGTGTGCCAGATTTACGAATCAAGCAGGGAACTGTTTGACAATCCCATCTTGAAACCAGAAAAGAAGATTTCTCTCATAAAAGAGATAATGAAAAGTTTCGGCCAGGAAATGGATGAGTTTCAGGAACGATTTTTAACGCTCGTGTTTGAGAGAAAAAGACAGAAACTTCTGAGAAACATCAGGGATCTGTTCGAGTACGAGAAGATCCTGTCGGAGCAGAAAGTTCCGGCAAATCTATCGATAGCCCACAGCCCAGAAGATGAAGAACTTTCTCTCCTCAGAAAGTTCGTCAGAAAGTACGCTCTCAAGGATCCTGTTTTCGATATTTCCATCGACGAATCTCTCATAGCGGGTGCTCTCGTTGAATTCGAAGGATTCAGACTGGACACGACGGTTCAGGGCAGACTGAAAAGAATCGCCCGAGAAGCCCTCAAAAGGGGTGAGATGAGTTGA
- the atpF gene encoding F0F1 ATP synthase subunit B produces the protein MGFLEINWTSAAMLMLFVLMVYFLNKFLYTPFIEMAEKRRKKVEEDLKSAEQLKEEAEKMRSEAERFLSEARQRADEIVESARKEAEAIVEEAREKAKKEAQNIVESAKTQIEVEYKKALEQVQERAAELSVILATKLLQKVFQDERARREYLVKILKEEIEKS, from the coding sequence TTGGGCTTTCTGGAGATAAACTGGACCTCAGCGGCAATGCTGATGCTCTTCGTTCTCATGGTGTATTTTCTAAACAAATTCCTCTACACACCGTTCATTGAGATGGCGGAGAAGAGAAGAAAAAAGGTGGAAGAGGACCTGAAAAGCGCTGAGCAACTGAAGGAAGAAGCCGAAAAGATGAGATCTGAAGCCGAGAGATTTCTCTCCGAAGCAAGGCAGAGAGCAGACGAAATCGTAGAAAGTGCCAGAAAAGAAGCCGAAGCGATTGTTGAAGAAGCTCGTGAAAAGGCAAAGAAAGAAGCGCAGAACATCGTAGAGTCCGCAAAAACACAGATAGAAGTTGAATACAAAAAGGCTCTGGAACAGGTTCAGGAAAGAGCAGCGGAACTCTCCGTGATACTCGCTACCAAGCTTCTCCAAAAGGTGTTTCAGGATGAAAGAGCAAGAAGAGAGTATCTCGTCAAAATCCTCAAAGAGGAGATAGAAAAGTCATGA
- a CDS encoding F0F1 ATP synthase subunit C translates to MENLGDLAQGLALLGKYLGAGLCMGIGAIGPGIGEGNIGAHAMDAMARQPEMVGTITTRMLLADAVAETTGIYSLLIAFMILLVV, encoded by the coding sequence ATGGAAAATCTTGGAGATCTCGCTCAGGGACTGGCGCTTCTTGGAAAATATCTCGGTGCAGGACTATGTATGGGAATAGGAGCCATCGGTCCTGGAATAGGAGAAGGTAACATAGGAGCCCACGCGATGGACGCCATGGCGAGACAACCTGAAATGGTCGGTACCATCACCACGAGGATGCTTCTTGCCGACGCCGTTGCCGAAACAACGGGTATATACTCTCTTCTCATAGCCTTCATGATCCTCCTCGTGGTGTGA
- the atpB gene encoding F0F1 ATP synthase subunit A, which translates to MKITFSKKEKIFLAVFISLYVLVAVLNIQQLKRTPMEEIFGGLGKRWIVDINGFRINPMTIIVGTAIAIFLIVLAYRLRKFEMIPNRKQAFMESILEMFYEIVDESIPDKRFVKPTFVVATTLFLFITISNIIGGAVPGVSVVADETGAVQKVVLFNDTWPAPTGDLNTNLTYAVMVLIISHAFAIKSKGFKEWLKSWFYPNPVMFPINLIGELAKPISHSLRLFGNIGGGAILVYILSYMTKYFFAPIIFWGFFGIFVGLVQAFVFSMLAVAYISSQLS; encoded by the coding sequence TTGAAGATCACGTTTTCAAAAAAAGAGAAAATATTTCTCGCTGTCTTCATTTCCCTCTACGTTCTCGTCGCCGTCTTGAACATCCAGCAGCTGAAACGGACACCCATGGAAGAGATCTTCGGTGGTCTCGGTAAAAGGTGGATTGTGGATATAAACGGCTTCAGGATCAATCCCATGACCATCATCGTTGGAACGGCTATAGCGATCTTTCTAATAGTGCTCGCGTACAGACTGAGAAAGTTCGAAATGATTCCAAACAGAAAGCAGGCTTTCATGGAGTCGATCCTCGAGATGTTTTACGAGATCGTTGACGAATCGATCCCAGATAAGCGATTCGTGAAACCCACTTTTGTAGTCGCAACCACACTTTTCCTCTTCATCACCATCTCGAACATAATAGGTGGAGCGGTGCCGGGCGTGAGTGTGGTCGCCGATGAAACTGGAGCTGTTCAGAAAGTAGTACTCTTCAACGACACCTGGCCGGCACCAACAGGAGACCTGAACACCAATCTCACCTACGCCGTCATGGTCCTCATCATCAGCCATGCTTTCGCCATAAAGTCCAAGGGATTCAAAGAGTGGCTGAAGTCCTGGTTCTATCCAAATCCGGTTATGTTCCCTATAAACCTCATCGGCGAACTGGCAAAACCCATCTCCCATTCTCTGAGGTTGTTTGGTAATATAGGAGGTGGAGCAATACTCGTTTACATCCTCTCTTACATGACGAAGTACTTCTTCGCTCCCATCATTTTCTGGGGATTCTTCGGTATCTTCGTTGGTCTGGTACAGGCGTTCGTGTTCAGTATGCTCGCAGTTGCATACATCAGTTCACAACTTTCGTAA
- a CDS encoding ATP synthase subunit I produces MIKVKRLTKKMAVTIMIMGMVEALVFGLISGFEKSWSPLLGSAGAVLNLFSLKNDIEKMASRGTTKGWVFGYLGRYTFSAALLLLGGLVSFETLLGVFFGLMNLKIVSFIAWRWTD; encoded by the coding sequence ATGATAAAAGTGAAAAGGTTAACGAAAAAGATGGCAGTGACGATAATGATAATGGGAATGGTTGAAGCACTCGTTTTTGGCTTGATAAGTGGCTTCGAAAAGAGCTGGAGCCCACTCCTTGGAAGTGCAGGAGCTGTACTGAATCTCTTTTCTTTGAAAAACGACATAGAAAAGATGGCTTCCAGGGGAACCACAAAGGGATGGGTCTTTGGATACTTGGGAAGATACACCTTCAGCGCGGCGCTTCTTCTTCTGGGTGGTCTTGTGTCTTTTGAAACTCTTCTGGGAGTTTTCTTTGGTTTGATGAATTTGAAGATAGTCTCTTTCATAGCCTGGAGGTGGACGGATTGA
- a CDS encoding AtpZ/AtpI family protein: MPISRNLFRDFGKYNIVVMFITTLASNIVVGALIGYYLDKWTFKNGILLFIFIILGIVSGFYNGFKILLKETERYDKSEKVNEKDGSDDNDNGNG; encoded by the coding sequence ATGCCTATTTCCAGAAATCTTTTCAGGGACTTTGGAAAATACAACATAGTCGTTATGTTCATAACGACTCTGGCTTCGAACATCGTTGTCGGTGCTTTGATCGGGTATTATCTGGACAAATGGACCTTCAAAAATGGGATTTTACTGTTTATTTTCATAATTTTAGGAATTGTTTCAGGTTTCTATAACGGTTTCAAAATTCTTTTGAAAGAAACTGAGAGGTATGATAAAAGTGAAAAGGTTAACGAAAAAGATGGCAGTGACGATAATGATAATGGGAATGGTTGA
- a CDS encoding chemotaxis protein CheX yields the protein MDARIVNALIGSVYETIRDVLGIEPKTGKPSTVSHIEIPHSLVTVIGITGGIEGSLIYSFSSETALKVVSAMMGGMEYNQLDELALSAIGELGNMTAGKLAMKLEHLGKHVDITPPTVVSGRDLKIKSFGVILKLPISVFSEEDFDLHLSVKSGG from the coding sequence GTGGATGCAAGAATCGTGAACGCCCTCATTGGATCGGTTTATGAAACCATCAGAGATGTTCTGGGGATAGAGCCGAAAACAGGAAAACCCAGCACCGTATCACACATAGAGATTCCCCACTCGCTGGTAACCGTCATTGGAATAACAGGTGGAATAGAAGGCAGTCTGATCTATTCTTTTTCGTCGGAGACGGCACTGAAAGTTGTTTCCGCTATGATGGGTGGAATGGAATACAATCAACTCGATGAACTCGCTCTGAGCGCGATAGGAGAACTTGGAAACATGACAGCCGGGAAGCTGGCGATGAAACTCGAACACTTGGGAAAACATGTGGATATCACCCCGCCAACTGTGGTGAGTGGAAGAGATCTCAAAATAAAGAGTTTTGGTGTTATTTTGAAACTTCCGATCTCTGTCTTTTCGGAAGAGGATTTCGATCTTCATCTTTCAGTGAAGAGCGGAGGGTGA
- the polA gene encoding DNA polymerase I: protein MARLFLFDGTALAYRAYYALDRSLSTSTGIPTNATYGVARMLVRFIKDHIIVGKDYVAVAFDKKAATFRHKLLETYKAQRPKTPDLLIQQLPYIKKLVEALGMKVLEVEGYEADDIIATLAVKGLPLFDEIFIVTGDKDMLQLVNEKIKVWRIVKGISDLELYDAQKVKEKYGVEPQQIPDLLALTGDEIDNIPGVTGIGEKTAVQLLEKYKDLEDILNHVRELPQKVRKALLRDRENAILSKKLAILETNVPIEINWEELRYQGYDREKLLPLLKELEFASIMKELQLYEESEPVGYRIVKDLVEFEKLIEKLRESPSFAIDLETSSLDPFDCDIVGISVSFKPKEAYYIPLHHRNAQNLDEKEVLKKLKEILEDPGAKIVGQNLKFDYKVLMVKGVEPVPPYFDTMIAAYLLEPNEKKFNLDDLALKFLGYKMTSYQELMSFSFPLFGFSFADVPVEKAANYSCEDADITYRLYKTLSLKLHEADLENVFYKIEMPLVNVLARMELNGVYVDTEFLKKLSEEYGKKLEELAEEIYRIAGEPFNINSPKQVSRILFEKLGIKPRGKTTKTGDYSTRIEVLEELAGEHEIIPLILEYRKIQKLKSTYIDALPKMVNPKTGRIHASFNQTGTATGRLSSSDPNLQNLPTKSEEGKEIRKAIVPQDPNWWIVSADYSQIELRILAHLSGDENLLRAFEEGIDVHTLTASRIFNVKPEEVTEEMRRAGKMVNFSIIYGVTPYGLSVRLGVPVKEAEKMIVNYFVLYPKVRDYIQRVVSEAKEKGYVRTLFGRKRDIPQLMARDRNTQAEGERIAINTPIQGTAADIIKLAMIEIDRELKERKMRSKMIIQVHDELVFEVPNEEKDALVELVKDRMTNVVKLSVPLEVDVTIGKTWS from the coding sequence ATGGCGAGACTATTTCTCTTTGATGGAACTGCTCTGGCCTACAGAGCGTACTATGCGCTCGATAGATCGCTTTCTACTTCCACCGGCATTCCCACAAACGCCACATACGGTGTGGCGAGGATGCTGGTGAGATTCATCAAAGACCATATCATTGTCGGAAAAGACTACGTTGCTGTGGCTTTCGACAAAAAAGCTGCCACCTTCAGACACAAGCTCCTCGAGACTTACAAGGCTCAAAGACCAAAGACTCCGGATCTCCTGATTCAGCAGCTTCCGTACATAAAGAAGCTGGTCGAAGCCCTTGGAATGAAAGTGCTGGAGGTAGAAGGATACGAAGCGGACGATATAATTGCCACTCTGGCTGTGAAGGGGCTTCCGCTTTTTGATGAAATATTCATAGTGACCGGAGATAAAGACATGCTTCAGCTTGTGAACGAAAAGATCAAGGTGTGGCGAATCGTAAAAGGGATATCCGATCTGGAACTTTACGATGCGCAGAAGGTGAAGGAAAAATACGGTGTTGAACCCCAGCAGATCCCGGATCTTCTGGCTCTAACCGGAGATGAAATAGACAACATCCCCGGTGTAACTGGGATAGGTGAAAAGACTGCTGTTCAGCTTCTAGAGAAGTACAAAGACCTCGAAGACATACTGAATCATGTTCGCGAACTTCCTCAAAAGGTGAGAAAAGCCCTGCTTCGAGACAGAGAAAACGCCATTCTCAGCAAAAAGCTGGCGATTCTGGAAACAAACGTTCCCATTGAAATAAACTGGGAAGAACTTCGCTACCAGGGCTACGACAGAGAGAAACTCTTACCACTTTTGAAAGAACTGGAATTCGCATCCATCATGAAGGAACTTCAACTGTACGAAGAGTCCGAACCCGTTGGATACAGAATAGTGAAAGACCTAGTGGAATTTGAAAAACTCATAGAGAAACTGAGAGAATCCCCTTCGTTCGCCATAGATCTTGAGACGTCTTCCCTCGATCCTTTCGACTGCGACATTGTCGGTATCTCTGTGTCTTTCAAACCAAAGGAAGCGTACTACATACCACTCCATCATAGAAACGCCCAGAACCTGGACGAAAAAGAGGTTCTGAAAAAGCTCAAAGAAATTCTGGAGGACCCCGGAGCAAAGATCGTTGGTCAGAATTTGAAATTCGATTACAAGGTGTTGATGGTGAAGGGTGTTGAACCTGTTCCTCCTTACTTCGACACGATGATAGCGGCTTACCTTCTTGAGCCGAACGAAAAGAAGTTCAATCTGGACGATCTCGCATTGAAATTTCTTGGATACAAAATGACATCTTACCAAGAGCTCATGTCCTTCTCTTTTCCGCTGTTTGGTTTCAGTTTTGCCGATGTTCCTGTAGAAAAAGCAGCGAACTACTCCTGTGAAGATGCAGACATCACCTACAGACTTTACAAGACCCTGAGCTTAAAACTCCACGAGGCAGATCTGGAAAACGTGTTCTACAAGATAGAAATGCCCCTTGTGAACGTGCTTGCACGGATGGAACTGAACGGTGTGTATGTGGACACAGAGTTCCTGAAGAAACTCTCAGAAGAGTACGGAAAAAAACTCGAAGAACTGGCAGAGGAAATATACAGGATAGCTGGAGAGCCGTTCAACATAAACTCACCGAAGCAGGTTTCAAGGATCCTTTTTGAAAAACTCGGCATAAAACCACGTGGTAAAACGACGAAAACGGGAGACTATTCAACACGCATAGAAGTCCTCGAGGAACTTGCCGGTGAACACGAAATCATTCCTCTGATTCTTGAATACAGAAAGATACAGAAATTGAAATCAACCTACATAGACGCTCTTCCCAAGATGGTCAACCCAAAGACCGGAAGGATTCATGCTTCTTTCAATCAAACGGGGACTGCCACTGGAAGACTTAGCAGCAGCGATCCCAATCTTCAGAACCTCCCGACGAAAAGTGAAGAGGGAAAAGAAATCAGGAAAGCGATAGTTCCTCAGGATCCAAACTGGTGGATCGTCAGTGCCGACTACTCCCAAATAGAACTGAGGATCCTCGCCCATCTCAGTGGTGATGAGAATCTTTTGAGGGCATTCGAAGAGGGCATCGACGTCCACACTCTAACAGCTTCCAGAATATTCAACGTGAAACCCGAAGAAGTAACCGAAGAAATGCGCCGCGCTGGTAAAATGGTTAATTTTTCCATCATATACGGTGTAACACCTTACGGTCTGTCTGTGAGGCTTGGAGTACCTGTGAAAGAAGCAGAAAAGATGATCGTCAACTACTTCGTCCTCTACCCAAAGGTGCGCGATTACATTCAGAGGGTCGTATCGGAAGCGAAAGAAAAAGGCTATGTTAGAACGCTGTTTGGAAGAAAAAGAGACATACCACAGCTCATGGCCCGGGACAGGAACACACAGGCTGAAGGAGAACGAATTGCCATAAACACTCCCATACAGGGTACAGCAGCGGATATAATAAAGCTGGCTATGATAGAAATAGACAGGGAACTGAAAGAAAGAAAAATGAGATCGAAGATGATCATACAGGTCCACGACGAACTGGTTTTTGAAGTGCCCAATGAGGAAAAGGACGCGCTCGTCGAGCTGGTGAAAGACAGAATGACGAATGTGGTAAAGCTTTCAGTGCCGCTCGAAGTGGATGTAACCATCGGCAAAACATGGTCGTGA
- a CDS encoding carboxymuconolactone decarboxylase family protein yields MEYKKFVEARRELNEKVLSRGTLNTKRFFNLDSAVYRPGKLDVKTKELMGLVASTVLRCDDCIRYHLVRCVQEGASDEEIFEALDIALVVGGSIVIPHLRRAVGFLEELREMEKNGETISL; encoded by the coding sequence GTGGAGTACAAAAAGTTTGTGGAAGCAAGAAGAGAGCTGAACGAGAAGGTGTTATCCCGTGGAACTCTGAACACGAAGAGATTCTTCAATCTCGACTCCGCCGTTTACAGGCCCGGGAAACTCGATGTAAAGACCAAAGAACTGATGGGGCTCGTAGCATCCACGGTTCTCAGGTGCGATGATTGTATAAGGTACCACCTTGTAAGGTGTGTTCAGGAAGGAGCGAGCGACGAAGAGATCTTCGAAGCCCTTGACATCGCCCTCGTGGTTGGTGGCTCTATCGTGATACCGCACTTGAGAAGAGCTGTGGGATTCCTTGAAGAGCTGAGGGAGATGGAGAAAAATGGCGAGACTATTTCTCTTTGA
- a CDS encoding glycerophosphodiester phosphodiesterase family protein — MIVLGHRGYSAKYLENTLEAFMKAIEAGANGVELDVRLSKDGKVVVSHDEDLKRLFGLDVKIRDATVSELKELTDGKITTLKEVFENVSDDKIINIEIKEREAADAVLEISKKRKNLIFSSFDLDLLDEKFKGTKYGYLIDEENYGSIENFVERVEKERPYSLHVPYQAFELEYAVEVLRSFRKKGIVIFVWTLNDPEIYRKIRREIDGVITDEVELFVKLR; from the coding sequence GTGATCGTTCTGGGGCACAGGGGGTACTCTGCGAAATACCTTGAAAACACCCTCGAAGCGTTTATGAAGGCGATAGAAGCGGGGGCAAACGGTGTGGAACTGGACGTGAGACTGTCGAAGGACGGGAAAGTTGTTGTCTCACACGACGAAGATTTGAAAAGACTGTTTGGACTGGACGTGAAGATAAGAGATGCCACTGTGTCTGAGCTGAAAGAATTAACAGATGGAAAGATAACCACTTTGAAAGAAGTGTTCGAAAACGTTTCTGATGATAAAATCATTAACATCGAGATAAAAGAAAGAGAAGCGGCAGATGCTGTTCTAGAAATTTCGAAAAAAAGAAAGAATCTGATATTCTCTTCTTTCGATCTGGACCTGCTCGATGAGAAATTCAAGGGGACAAAATACGGCTATCTGATAGATGAAGAGAACTACGGAAGTATAGAAAACTTTGTCGAGAGAGTAGAAAAAGAACGTCCTTATTCGCTCCACGTACCGTACCAGGCGTTCGAATTAGAATACGCAGTAGAGGTTTTGAGAAGTTTCAGAAAAAAAGGAATCGTGATCTTTGTCTGGACGCTGAACGATCCGGAAATTTATAGAAAGATACGCAGAGAAATAGACGGGGTTATCACGGACGAAGTGGAACTCTTCGTGAAGTTGAGGTGA
- a CDS encoding DUF3242 domain-containing protein, with amino-acid sequence MRRSLFLVVVLLMLSSCTLIKIVVPPEAYSLDTAIFVLETRDYRLSDVKEIDSYGDVEMKGKVAVFETEYGPVFLYVYKGEEAKKIWKKLNGRAGFVSIRSVLDLPNMGKFSTVSNGKKIVAWWRKNWLFIVEGKNGVEEFVKHVYRVYEEMKQ; translated from the coding sequence GTGAGGCGTTCTTTGTTTCTCGTTGTTGTACTCCTGATGCTTTCTTCATGCACGTTGATAAAAATAGTGGTACCACCGGAGGCCTATTCTCTGGATACAGCCATCTTCGTTCTGGAGACCAGAGATTACAGATTGTCGGATGTGAAGGAGATAGACAGTTATGGAGACGTGGAAATGAAGGGCAAAGTTGCGGTTTTTGAAACGGAGTATGGCCCTGTTTTCCTCTACGTCTACAAAGGCGAAGAAGCGAAGAAGATCTGGAAGAAATTGAACGGCAGAGCCGGGTTTGTGTCCATAAGAAGTGTTCTGGACCTGCCCAACATGGGAAAATTCTCCACAGTATCGAACGGAAAGAAGATCGTCGCCTGGTGGAGAAAAAACTGGCTTTTCATCGTCGAAGGGAAAAACGGTGTAGAAGAATTTGTGAAGCACGTTTATAGAGTCTATGAGGAGATGAAACAGTGA
- the lepA gene encoding translation elongation factor 4, with product MYRPDLIRNICIIAHIDHGKTTLVDRILEITNTVDRRKMREQYLDMMDIERERGITIKAQPVKVMYTAEDGNTYEINIIDTPGHVDFSYEVGRSMAACEGAILLVDATQGVEAQTVAHTYLAIEHDLEIIPVINKIDLPNANIEETALEIKDLLGVSENEILLVSAKEGTGVKELLEAIVKRVPPPKGDINGKLKALIFDAKYDNYKGVIVHVRLFDGQVKPGDKIMTFSNKKVYEVQEVGVFLPEMEPVDSLSAGEVGYIIAGIKEVSDARVGDTITSANDPVDEALPGYREIKPMVFAGMFPGLPEYYEELRKALEKLKLNDSALYFEPTMSPAMGFGFRCGFLGPLHMEVVRERIEREFDLAVILTAPNVRYRVKLRNGEEIEITDPSKFPDEGEILEAYEPYVDLSIITPSEYIGAIINLVQNEKRGELRITENAGKNRVILRFDAPLAEIIYDFFDRMKAVSRGYASMDYEFKEYRRSDLVKVTILVNKEPVDALSFIVHRSKAYQMARKIVEKLKDLIPRHQFQIPIQAKAGGRIIARADIKALRKDVLAKCYGGDVTRKMKLLEKQKEGKKKLREIGRVTIPQEAFLALLKIGGEDEK from the coding sequence GTGTACAGACCCGACCTGATCAGGAATATATGCATAATAGCGCATATCGATCATGGAAAGACAACCCTGGTGGACAGGATTCTTGAAATCACAAATACGGTGGACAGAAGAAAAATGAGAGAGCAGTACCTGGACATGATGGATATAGAGAGAGAAAGAGGAATCACCATAAAGGCCCAGCCGGTGAAGGTCATGTACACGGCAGAAGATGGAAACACCTATGAAATAAACATAATAGACACGCCGGGACACGTGGATTTCTCTTACGAAGTGGGAAGGAGTATGGCGGCCTGTGAAGGTGCCATACTGCTCGTTGATGCAACGCAGGGAGTGGAAGCCCAGACGGTTGCCCACACCTACCTTGCCATAGAACATGATCTGGAGATAATTCCGGTGATCAACAAGATCGATCTTCCGAATGCAAACATAGAGGAAACTGCCCTTGAAATAAAGGACCTTCTTGGTGTAAGCGAAAACGAAATCTTGCTCGTCAGCGCCAAGGAAGGAACCGGTGTGAAAGAACTCCTCGAAGCCATCGTCAAAAGGGTTCCTCCTCCGAAGGGAGACATCAACGGCAAACTCAAGGCACTTATATTCGACGCGAAATACGACAATTACAAAGGTGTGATCGTACACGTTCGTCTCTTCGATGGTCAGGTGAAACCAGGTGATAAAATAATGACTTTCTCCAACAAAAAAGTCTACGAAGTCCAGGAAGTAGGAGTGTTTCTGCCGGAGATGGAACCGGTGGATTCACTCAGTGCGGGCGAAGTGGGATACATCATCGCAGGGATAAAAGAGGTGTCGGACGCGCGGGTGGGAGACACGATCACATCGGCGAACGATCCGGTAGATGAAGCTCTTCCGGGATACAGAGAGATAAAACCGATGGTCTTCGCCGGGATGTTTCCAGGGCTTCCCGAATACTACGAAGAACTCAGAAAAGCCCTCGAAAAGCTGAAACTCAATGATTCTGCGCTGTACTTTGAGCCCACGATGTCCCCAGCTATGGGTTTTGGCTTTCGATGTGGTTTTCTGGGACCTCTCCACATGGAAGTGGTGAGGGAAAGAATAGAGAGAGAGTTCGATCTCGCTGTCATTCTCACCGCACCGAACGTCAGATACAGGGTGAAGCTCAGAAACGGTGAGGAAATAGAGATCACGGATCCTTCCAAATTTCCCGATGAAGGCGAGATACTGGAAGCGTACGAACCGTACGTTGATCTTTCGATCATAACACCGAGCGAATACATCGGAGCGATAATAAATCTCGTTCAGAATGAAAAGAGAGGAGAACTCAGAATAACCGAGAACGCAGGAAAAAATCGCGTCATTCTCAGATTCGACGCTCCACTTGCCGAAATAATCTATGACTTCTTTGACAGAATGAAAGCGGTGAGCAGAGGTTATGCCTCCATGGATTACGAGTTCAAAGAGTACAGAAGAAGCGATCTGGTGAAGGTTACCATACTCGTAAACAAAGAACCCGTCGACGCATTGTCGTTCATCGTACACAGGTCGAAAGCGTACCAGATGGCACGAAAGATAGTAGAAAAGCTGAAAGATCTGATCCCGCGTCACCAGTTCCAGATTCCCATTCAAGCGAAAGCCGGAGGCAGGATAATAGCAAGAGCAGACATAAAAGCCCTCAGAAAAGACGTTCTGGCAAAGTGTTACGGTGGAGATGTGACGAGGAAAATGAAACTTCTCGAAAAACAAAAGGAGGGTAAAAAGAAACTCAGGGAAATCGGGCGCGTGACCATTCCACAGGAGGCGTTCCTGGCTCTTCTCAAAATAGGAGGGGAGGATGAAAAGTGA